In Bradyrhizobium guangxiense, one DNA window encodes the following:
- a CDS encoding biotin carboxylase N-terminal domain-containing protein: MFDKVLIANRGEIAVRMERACGAIEAFKAGSADIRFLKNWLAAGLRLKRATSAVAS, encoded by the coding sequence ATGTTTGACAAGGTGCTGATCGCCAACCGTGGGGAAATAGCCGTTAGAATGGAGCGCGCCTGCGGTGCCATTGAAGCGTTCAAAGCCGGCAGCGCGGACATCCGGTTTCTGAAGAATTGGTTGGCCGCTGGGCTGAGGCTGAAGAGAGCCACTTCTGCGGTGGCATCATGA
- a CDS encoding acetyl-CoA carboxylase biotin carboxyl carrier protein codes for MDLKQIEVFCRKAAELNLQKIELKRGDIRLLLIAAAEVTSAFTSAPLSLQKADSLGSNQEGHKIRALTDGVFYRSDVQGGSPAVEVGQTITKGQIVAVVESMKTLFRVEADRAGTVRAILPDDGQVVCAGDTLLVLE; via the coding sequence ATGGACCTGAAGCAGATCGAAGTTTTTTGCCGGAAGGCGGCTGAGCTCAATTTGCAGAAGATTGAGCTGAAAAGAGGGGACATTCGGCTGCTGCTGATCGCCGCCGCTGAAGTGACATCCGCTTTCACCAGCGCGCCGCTGTCACTGCAAAAAGCTGACAGTCTCGGTTCGAATCAAGAAGGTCATAAGATACGAGCTTTGACCGACGGAGTGTTTTATCGCTCGGATGTCCAGGGTGGTTCTCCTGCGGTTGAAGTAGGGCAGACAATCACCAAGGGGCAGATCGTTGCTGTCGTAGAGTCCATGAAAACACTGTTCCGTGTCGAAGCTGACAGAGCGGGGACGGTGCGAGCAATCCTACCCGACGACGGCCAGGTGGTTTGCGCGGGTGACACTCTTCTCGTTCTCGAGTGA
- a CDS encoding argininosuccinate lyase: METHAPQTYRSAANPGARLKQVPLDYLDNYKSRFDAITAPHIHAFDKAHLVALTEGGAIKRKIGQQLLAGLRQMEAEGVLNVHSKMNSGLHAGERYLTKLYGSEIGGQIATGRSSGDLNAVSRRRAFAAQICSALDGMMKLRHSLIELASKHIETVMAGNTHGQHAQPTTLAHWALMFELVAARHQQRYQEAHARINQSPAGAAIMTGSDFPIDRRRSSELLGFDGPLPNTFDAIISHDMEIEYAGLMAGLTHSLARLADDLQLWSTFEYGYVELPDYLCGTSSIMPQKKNPDGLEDIKSLATQASSAFLAVSMSERGPTGFTTMERVNTDSQLKAIGEMIPARLDTLSRLVGDVRFDVARMSYLAGANWCTATDLAAAIARETALGWRKAHELVAGFVAHCFNCGMMPNTVTSADLDAAANQLGFPAPSLDPQLFRESLSPLAFVGRRSTYGSPAPANVCAQIKLARESQTRDAEQQEKLRCVRERAAKALDEAVNAILE; encoded by the coding sequence ATGGAAACCCACGCTCCGCAAACTTATCGCAGCGCCGCCAACCCCGGAGCGCGTTTGAAGCAAGTTCCTCTAGATTATCTTGACAACTACAAGTCTCGGTTCGATGCGATAACGGCTCCGCATATTCATGCGTTCGACAAGGCCCATCTAGTTGCGCTAACCGAAGGGGGCGCAATTAAGCGTAAAATCGGACAGCAACTTCTAGCCGGCCTGCGACAGATGGAGGCAGAAGGTGTTCTAAATGTTCATTCTAAGATGAACTCGGGCCTGCACGCGGGCGAACGATATCTAACAAAGCTTTATGGCAGTGAAATTGGTGGGCAGATCGCCACCGGGCGCAGTTCGGGAGATCTGAATGCCGTTTCTCGAAGGAGGGCGTTTGCGGCTCAGATCTGTTCAGCCTTGGATGGCATGATGAAGCTGCGCCATTCTCTCATAGAATTGGCGTCGAAACACATCGAGACCGTCATGGCGGGCAACACGCATGGCCAGCACGCCCAGCCAACAACACTGGCGCATTGGGCTCTGATGTTTGAACTGGTCGCAGCCCGGCATCAGCAGCGATATCAAGAAGCTCATGCTCGCATCAATCAGTCGCCTGCTGGCGCTGCCATCATGACTGGGAGCGATTTTCCGATCGATCGTCGGCGCTCGTCAGAGCTCCTCGGCTTCGATGGGCCCTTGCCCAACACTTTCGATGCGATCATCAGCCACGACATGGAGATCGAATATGCCGGTCTCATGGCAGGTTTAACGCATTCGCTCGCTCGCTTGGCCGATGATCTGCAGTTATGGTCGACATTTGAATATGGCTATGTCGAATTGCCGGATTATCTGTGTGGTACTAGCTCGATCATGCCGCAGAAGAAAAATCCTGATGGGCTGGAGGACATCAAGAGTTTGGCGACGCAAGCATCATCGGCCTTCCTGGCTGTAAGCATGTCCGAACGCGGACCTACTGGTTTTACCACCATGGAGCGGGTCAATACGGACAGTCAGCTCAAGGCCATTGGTGAAATGATTCCCGCACGACTGGATACTCTGTCGCGCCTTGTGGGCGATGTGCGCTTTGATGTCGCGAGAATGAGCTATTTGGCGGGTGCCAACTGGTGCACCGCAACGGACCTTGCTGCGGCCATAGCGCGCGAGACTGCGTTGGGGTGGCGTAAAGCGCATGAATTGGTCGCCGGATTCGTGGCGCACTGTTTCAATTGCGGAATGATGCCAAACACGGTGACAAGTGCCGACTTGGATGCAGCAGCAAATCAGCTCGGTTTTCCTGCACCAAGCCTTGACCCCCAACTGTTTCGGGAAAGCCTTAGTCCACTCGCTTTCGTTGGCCGACGTTCGACTTACGGCAGCCCGGCGCCCGCCAATGTGTGCGCGCAGATAAAGCTCGCTCGCGAGAGCCAGACCAGAGATGCGGAGCAGCAGGAAAAGCTGCGTTGTGTTCGCGAACGCGCCGCTAAAGCTCTTGATGAAGCCGTGAATGCCATCCTTGAGTAA
- a CDS encoding aminotransferase class I/II-fold pyridoxal phosphate-dependent enzyme yields the protein MMRLAEMSADELQQMLRHVRAEYDAIRARKLKLNIARGRPGEEQLDLSNELLSLPKPDDWITEAGDDARNYGGDPKGLVELRRIFAPILDVPVEQVVVGGNSSLAIMHDVIVWALLKGVTAIATPWMKQGRIAFLSPVPGYELHHNMCIEYGIDLIPVPVTPKGPDMKVVEHHVRDPRVKGMWCVPTYANPTGEIWSDEVIDRLAAMEAAATDFRLFWDDAYVVHHLADNSKPAKRILPACAAAGNADRPLMFWSTSKITFATAGIGFFAASPANVRWFLDCAKRRGAGQDKLNQLRHARFLKDAGGVTRHMKRHRAILAPKFSAVLQAFERRLAGKGAAVWTRPEGGYFISVDTIAGAAQRAVRLAGDAGISLTAAGSTFPNGHDPKDSNIRIAPSFASLEDVRIAAEAIAISILLAAVEKQLGINDND from the coding sequence ATGATGCGGCTTGCCGAGATGAGCGCCGACGAACTTCAGCAGATGCTCCGCCACGTGAGGGCGGAATACGATGCTATTCGCGCGCGCAAATTGAAGCTGAACATCGCGCGCGGGCGCCCGGGAGAAGAGCAGCTCGATCTGTCGAACGAACTGCTTTCGCTACCGAAACCCGATGATTGGATCACGGAAGCTGGGGACGATGCACGAAATTACGGGGGCGATCCGAAGGGACTTGTCGAACTCCGCCGCATATTCGCTCCCATCCTAGACGTTCCAGTGGAGCAAGTCGTGGTAGGAGGTAACTCCAGCCTTGCGATCATGCATGATGTAATTGTGTGGGCTCTTCTAAAGGGTGTGACAGCAATTGCGACCCCTTGGATGAAACAGGGAAGAATCGCGTTCCTTAGCCCCGTGCCTGGTTATGAACTGCATCATAACATGTGCATCGAGTATGGCATCGATCTGATTCCGGTCCCTGTCACGCCCAAGGGGCCAGACATGAAGGTGGTGGAGCATCATGTGCGGGATCCACGTGTGAAGGGCATGTGGTGCGTGCCGACTTATGCCAATCCGACGGGCGAAATATGGTCCGATGAAGTAATTGATCGACTGGCTGCGATGGAGGCTGCGGCCACAGATTTTCGGCTCTTCTGGGACGATGCGTATGTCGTCCATCACTTAGCCGATAACAGCAAGCCAGCTAAACGGATCTTGCCTGCTTGCGCGGCCGCCGGGAATGCGGATCGACCGCTTATGTTCTGGTCTACCTCAAAGATTACCTTCGCCACAGCCGGTATCGGCTTCTTCGCAGCTTCTCCCGCGAACGTTCGTTGGTTTCTTGACTGCGCCAAGCGGCGTGGAGCTGGTCAAGACAAGCTTAATCAACTTCGTCACGCGCGTTTCCTCAAGGACGCAGGGGGCGTGACACGACACATGAAAAGACACCGCGCTATTCTTGCTCCCAAGTTTTCCGCAGTGCTCCAAGCGTTCGAAAGACGTCTCGCAGGCAAAGGTGCTGCCGTCTGGACTCGGCCTGAGGGCGGTTATTTCATCAGCGTCGATACTATTGCAGGCGCAGCGCAACGAGCTGTCAGGCTGGCGGGCGACGCGGGAATCTCTCTCACTGCAGCAGGATCGACTTTTCCAAACGGGCATGATCCCAAGGACAGCAATATCCGCATTGCGCCAAGTTTTGCATCGTTGGAAGACGTGCGGATTGCAGCTGAGGCAATTGCAATCTCAATTCTGCTGGCGGCAGTCGAGAAGCAGCTTGGCATCAATGACAATGACTGA
- a CDS encoding extracellular solute-binding protein — translation MTWWTTPPQGAQLFHSGEIDIMPTFSNRAYQLIAQGDGLAICWNQAFYNSYGWVIPKGNPKAELTRRLIVFSLEPESQAARCAKIGAGPSNVNAYQFMSKDVSR, via the coding sequence GTGACTTGGTGGACGACTCCGCCACAAGGCGCTCAGCTGTTCCACAGTGGCGAGATCGATATTATGCCAACTTTTTCGAACCGGGCCTATCAATTGATCGCGCAAGGGGATGGGCTGGCGATTTGCTGGAATCAGGCATTTTACAACTCTTATGGCTGGGTCATCCCGAAAGGTAATCCCAAAGCCGAGCTGACTCGACGTCTCATCGTTTTCTCGCTGGAACCAGAGAGTCAGGCAGCTCGTTGCGCCAAGATCGGTGCCGGACCGTCTAATGTGAACGCATATCAGTTTATGAGCAAAGACGTCAGTCGATAA
- a CDS encoding asparaginase translates to MSLPLVYVLTTGGTIAGKGDSSVRPADYEVGLLTGNDLVQAIPELAQLADTRVIEIANIGSQDISFGHWKKLAETANGLLSSKEENIAGIVVTHGTDTLEETAYFLNLTMKSDKPVVLVGSQRPPTAMSTDGPYNLYSAVRVAIQPEAAGKGTLVVMNEQINAAREVVKTSTFRLEAFKSGDFGLLGYVDTDRIVFYRAPVRRHGNNSEFDIKNINELPTVHIVYSYADAPGTPIRDALASGAKGVVIAGAGAGTLSQNEKAAVAAYRKTGGEAIIMRSSRTERARH, encoded by the coding sequence ATGTCACTACCATTAGTATATGTATTGACGACTGGCGGCACGATCGCGGGCAAGGGCGACTCGTCGGTTCGCCCTGCCGACTACGAGGTCGGTCTTCTTACCGGCAATGACCTCGTTCAGGCCATCCCCGAACTCGCTCAGTTAGCGGACACACGGGTCATCGAGATTGCGAACATTGGCAGTCAAGACATTTCGTTCGGTCATTGGAAAAAGTTAGCTGAGACTGCAAACGGTCTTCTCAGTTCTAAAGAAGAGAACATTGCGGGCATTGTGGTTACCCACGGAACCGATACCCTGGAGGAGACAGCCTACTTTCTGAATTTAACGATGAAATCGGACAAGCCGGTGGTCCTGGTCGGATCGCAGCGTCCCCCAACTGCAATGAGTACGGATGGACCCTACAATCTCTACAGTGCAGTTCGCGTTGCCATTCAGCCAGAGGCGGCAGGCAAGGGAACTCTGGTGGTCATGAACGAGCAGATCAACGCTGCTCGCGAGGTTGTCAAGACCAGCACCTTCCGGCTAGAGGCCTTTAAGTCGGGAGACTTTGGCCTTCTAGGCTATGTCGATACGGATAGGATTGTTTTCTATCGGGCACCTGTCCGTCGTCATGGCAACAACTCTGAATTTGATATCAAGAACATCAACGAGTTGCCGACGGTGCATATTGTTTACTCCTACGCCGATGCACCGGGAACACCGATCCGGGATGCTCTCGCTTCGGGCGCGAAAGGAGTTGTCATTGCCGGCGCGGGTGCCGGGACCCTATCCCAAAATGAGAAGGCGGCCGTCGCGGCTTATCGTAAGACAGGTGGTGAAGCCATCATCATGCGTTCCAGCCGCACTGAACGGGCGCGTCATTGA
- a CDS encoding class I SAM-dependent methyltransferase encodes MAQNIYDNPDFFAGYSQLPRQIRGLDGAPEWPSIRAILPAIFGKRVLDLGCGLGWTSRWMRKQGANSVLGLDLSENMISRAKADTNDPEIKYRIADLETVELPPAAFDLAYSALTFHYIRDFSRLARMVHQALTPGGHIVFTIEHPIFMAAVHPHWIADEDGRKTWPVNCYSIEGERQTDWFAKGVIKYHRTIGTTLNTLIRAGFRILAVEEFAPSPEQITQTPELEEELERPMMLLVSAQR; translated from the coding sequence ATGGCACAGAATATCTACGACAATCCCGATTTCTTCGCCGGTTACAGCCAGCTTCCGAGACAAATTCGCGGTCTGGACGGTGCGCCTGAATGGCCCTCCATACGCGCGATTTTGCCAGCGATTTTCGGCAAGCGCGTCCTCGATTTGGGGTGCGGCCTTGGTTGGACGTCGCGCTGGATGCGCAAGCAAGGCGCAAACTCGGTGCTCGGCCTGGACCTCTCCGAAAACATGATCAGCCGGGCAAAGGCGGATACCAACGATCCAGAAATTAAATACCGGATTGCAGACCTGGAGACAGTGGAGTTGCCGCCGGCAGCCTTCGATCTCGCTTATAGTGCACTCACCTTTCACTATATCAGGGACTTCAGCCGTCTCGCGCGCATGGTCCACCAAGCGCTCACGCCCGGCGGGCATATCGTATTCACCATCGAGCATCCGATCTTTATGGCAGCGGTCCATCCGCATTGGATCGCCGACGAGGACGGGCGCAAGACTTGGCCAGTCAATTGCTATTCGATCGAGGGTGAGCGCCAGACTGACTGGTTTGCGAAAGGCGTAATCAAATATCACCGGACCATCGGCACGACGCTTAACACCTTGATCCGTGCTGGCTTCCGGATCTTAGCCGTCGAAGAGTTTGCCCCGTCCCCCGAGCAGATCACACAAACGCCAGAGCTGGAAGAAGAGTTGGAGCGACCGATGATGCTTCTGGTTTCCGCGCAACGGTAG
- a CDS encoding alpha/beta hydrolase: MTAPFENNRWMSSPPNEIAERIRALGPVIDPPGTARIYADILAHQPTDGVDVIPNIRYGNGTRQSLDVYRPVATSGSVPVVLFFHGGGYSRGDKSDRSNVGYFFARNGVTAFIANYGLAPECKWPSGARDVIAALRWAQENAQDHGGDPRRICLLGESAGAAHVALASFVSTFHKGRPLRAAGVVLQSGSYNVALERVAAAAFGIPSPDLRNQAYFGEETARYLEMSTTRLIDAPDVPTLITYAEYDPVPMQVQAGELFATLALRASHCPLLLRLLGHGHISQFSSYNTVDTSVSGRVLDFAKSLPRVQ; the protein is encoded by the coding sequence ATGACCGCTCCATTCGAAAACAATCGCTGGATGTCTTCGCCGCCGAACGAGATAGCAGAAAGAATAAGAGCCTTGGGGCCGGTGATAGATCCGCCCGGAACCGCGCGGATCTACGCAGACATCCTGGCTCACCAGCCGACCGACGGAGTCGACGTCATTCCCAACATCCGCTACGGAAACGGGACCAGGCAGTCGTTGGACGTCTATCGGCCGGTTGCGACATCGGGTTCGGTGCCTGTGGTGCTGTTCTTCCACGGTGGCGGCTACAGTCGCGGCGACAAGTCCGATAGGAGCAATGTGGGTTACTTCTTTGCCCGCAACGGGGTCACGGCCTTCATCGCGAACTATGGCCTTGCCCCGGAATGCAAGTGGCCGTCTGGGGCACGCGACGTGATTGCTGCCTTGAGGTGGGCCCAGGAGAATGCGCAAGATCATGGAGGAGATCCGAGACGAATATGTCTGCTCGGAGAATCGGCGGGAGCCGCGCACGTCGCTCTCGCTTCCTTCGTCTCCACCTTCCACAAGGGGCGACCTCTCCGAGCGGCCGGCGTGGTTCTGCAGTCCGGGTCTTACAACGTCGCTCTCGAACGCGTCGCGGCTGCGGCTTTCGGTATACCTTCTCCCGACCTGCGCAATCAGGCCTATTTCGGCGAGGAGACTGCCCGATATTTGGAGATGTCGACGACCCGTCTGATAGATGCCCCGGACGTGCCGACCTTGATCACCTACGCGGAATACGATCCGGTTCCGATGCAGGTGCAAGCCGGAGAACTATTCGCCACCTTGGCGCTGCGGGCGTCCCATTGCCCCCTGCTACTCCGGTTGTTGGGCCATGGGCATATCTCTCAATTCAGCTCGTACAATACGGTGGATACCAGCGTAAGCGGACGGGTGCTCGATTTCGCGAAGTCTCTGCCGAGAGTCCAATGA